One Beggiatoa leptomitoformis DNA segment encodes these proteins:
- a CDS encoding IS5 family transposase (programmed frameshift): protein MSRRYALTDEQWSKLEPLLPGRKGHVGMTAKDNRLFIDAVLFRYRSGIPWRDLPERFGDFRVVHTRFSRWSKKGVWERVFKILSADADNEYAMIDSTIVRAHQHSSGGGADEAIGRSAGGLSTKINSVVDALGNPTLFFLTAGQASDLEGADALIPQIKANALLADKAYDADERVRDVLKQKSIEPVIPFRKNRLNPPDYDKALYKARYLIEHFFGKLKQYRAIATRYDKRARNFLSGVYLASTLILLA from the exons ATGAGTCGTCGCTATGCCTTAACCGATGAACAATGGTCAAAACTAGAACCGCTACTCCCTGGACGTAAAGGACATGTCGGGATGACGGCTAAAGATAACCGCTTGTTTATTGATGCTGTTCTATTCCGTTATCGCAGTGGCATTCCTTGGCGCGACCTCCCCGAACGCTTTGGTGATTTCCGTGTCGTCCATACCCGCTTCAGTCGTTGGTCTAAAAAAGGTGTCTGGGAACGTGTTTTCAAGATACTAAGTGCCGATGCCGATAATGAATATGCCATGATAGACAGCACAATAGTTAGAGCGCATCAACATAGTAGTGGTGGTGGTGCAGATGAAGCCATTGGACGTAGCGCAGGGGGTTTAAGTACCAAGATTAACTCCGTTGTTGACGCACTGGGCAATCCGACCCTTTTTT TTTTGACTGCGGGACAGGCAAGCGACCTTGAAGGGGCTGATGCTCTTATTCCTCAGATAAAGGCAAACGCTTTATTGGCTGATAAGGCTTATGATGCTGATGAACGGGTTAGAGATGTTTTAAAACAGAAAAGCATAGAACCTGTGATTCCGTTCAGGAAAAATCGTTTAAATCCACCTGATTATGATAAAGCTCTTTATAAGGCACGTTATTTAATCGAGCATTTCTTCGGTAAATTAAAGCAATACCGCGCCATAGCTACACGATATGATAAACGCGCTAGGAATTTCTTAAGTGGGGTTTATTTGGCTTCTACCTTGATTCTTTTGGCTTGA
- a CDS encoding DUF4198 domain-containing protein yields the protein MQRLSLFIGLLLSGLVSFFPLMAHAHFQTLLPSQDIVNAEDEKNIILTLVFTHPMEQSPVMNMGEPKQFGVLVQDEKINLLPTLTLVKQQDKNTYSAKYLLTRPADHIFYVEPAPYWEAAENKFIVHYTKVVVSAFGAETGWDKLVGFPIEIEPLVRPYGLWTGNIFRGIVKKNGQAVPYAKIEVEYWNEHNTVVIPADPFVTQVLKTNAQGEFSYAMPKAGWWAFAALVEGDTTMLNPDGKPVAVELGGLIWVHTVDMQ from the coding sequence ATGCAACGGTTATCTCTCTTTATTGGCTTATTACTAAGTGGGTTAGTCAGTTTTTTTCCGCTAATGGCACATGCGCATTTTCAAACCTTACTGCCTTCACAAGATATTGTTAATGCAGAAGATGAGAAAAATATTATTTTAACGCTAGTATTTACCCATCCAATGGAACAAAGCCCTGTGATGAATATGGGTGAACCCAAGCAATTTGGCGTGCTTGTTCAAGACGAGAAAATAAATTTATTACCAACCTTAACGCTGGTTAAACAACAAGATAAAAATACCTATTCTGCCAAGTATTTACTCACACGCCCTGCCGACCATATTTTTTATGTAGAACCTGCACCTTATTGGGAAGCGGCAGAAAATAAATTTATTGTGCATTACACAAAGGTTGTTGTATCTGCTTTCGGTGCAGAAACGGGTTGGGATAAATTAGTTGGGTTTCCTATAGAAATTGAACCGCTTGTCCGTCCTTATGGATTGTGGACAGGCAATATTTTTCGCGGAATTGTGAAAAAGAACGGGCAAGCCGTGCCGTATGCAAAAATAGAAGTGGAATATTGGAATGAACATAATACCGTTGTTATTCCCGCTGACCCCTTTGTTACACAAGTACTTAAGACAAATGCACAAGGTGAGTTTAGTTATGCTATGCCTAAAGCAGGCTGGTGGGCGTTTGCCGCTTTGGTTGAAGGTGATACAACCATGCTAAATCCTGATGGTAAGCCTGTAGCCGTTGAATTGGGCGGGTTAATATGGGTGCATACTGTGGACATGCAATAG
- the cbiM gene encoding cobalt transporter CbiM, which translates to MHIAEGVLSLPVLVGSSLLAMGGIAIGLRHLEQARIPLAAVLSAVFFIASLIHIPVGVTSVHLVMLGLCGLLLGWAAFPAIFVALLLQTIFFGFGGLTTLGINTLIMSVPAVVCYYLFGQQLQQASAKSVLWRGSAAAVFAVALGVLIMASALYLSDTQAFNLLIIWVMVSHIPVMLVEGVITGVVMVFLYRVQPDLLDMSRYLTEAA; encoded by the coding sequence ATGCACATTGCGGAAGGGGTTTTATCATTACCCGTGTTAGTCGGAAGTAGCTTATTAGCAATGGGGGGGATTGCGATAGGGCTACGTCACTTAGAACAGGCACGTATTCCCTTAGCGGCGGTTTTATCAGCCGTTTTTTTTATCGCCAGTTTGATTCATATTCCTGTTGGTGTAACCAGCGTACACTTAGTAATGTTAGGTTTATGTGGTTTATTATTAGGTTGGGCGGCATTTCCCGCAATTTTCGTCGCTTTATTACTACAAACAATTTTTTTTGGTTTTGGGGGATTAACAACATTAGGAATTAATACGCTAATTATGAGTGTGCCTGCGGTTGTCTGTTACTACCTGTTTGGGCAACAACTACAACAGGCTAGTGCTAAAAGTGTCTTGTGGCGAGGCAGTGCGGCGGCCGTGTTTGCAGTCGCATTAGGTGTGTTAATTATGGCAAGTGCTTTATATTTAAGCGATACACAAGCCTTTAATTTATTAATTATTTGGGTTATGGTGTCACACATTCCCGTAATGCTAGTCGAAGGCGTTATTACAGGGGTTGTCATGGTGTTTTTATACCGTGTTCAGCCTGACTTATTGGACATGTCACGTTATTTAACAGAAGCCGCCTAA
- a CDS encoding WD40 repeat domain-containing protein has translation MMRTTPSFLALRPAQGEHAEAINRVTVTPSGKYVISASNDRTLKIWEIESGLDILTLFGHSKRVTDVIVTPDGSKAISASEDKTIRIWDLGLGIESHILREHTDRIHTIAITPDGSYLVSGGRDNVIVIWDLARLEPVHRLIGHEAWVMAVAVTPDGSKVISAARDNSLKIWDIASGTEILTLTGHHYWVIAVTITTDGQHVISASWDNTIKVWELNTGKEINSIAAHENYIDAITLSPEGSVLISLAWDNSLKVWDWRQGELLGNLVMEEKLNCCAITPDGKRIVLGDNNGLLYFLELVN, from the coding sequence ATGATGAGAACAACACCCTCCTTTCTTGCACTGCGTCCTGCACAGGGCGAACATGCTGAAGCCATTAATCGCGTCACAGTTACCCCCAGTGGCAAATATGTTATTTCTGCATCAAATGATCGAACATTAAAAATTTGGGAAATTGAGAGCGGTTTAGACATTTTAACTTTATTTGGACATAGTAAACGTGTCACAGATGTCATTGTTACGCCTGATGGTTCAAAAGCTATTTCAGCCTCAGAAGATAAAACCATACGAATTTGGGATTTAGGCTTAGGCATAGAAAGCCATATATTACGCGAACATACAGACCGTATTCATACTATCGCCATTACACCCGATGGCTCTTATCTAGTGTCGGGTGGGCGTGATAATGTAATTGTAATCTGGGATTTAGCCCGTTTAGAACCTGTGCATCGTCTAATTGGGCATGAGGCATGGGTTATGGCAGTCGCGGTAACACCTGATGGCTCTAAGGTTATTTCTGCTGCCCGTGATAATTCGCTCAAAATTTGGGATATTGCCAGTGGTACAGAAATTTTGACATTGACAGGACATCACTATTGGGTGATTGCAGTAACCATAACGACCGACGGACAACATGTTATTTCAGCCAGTTGGGACAATACGATTAAAGTTTGGGAACTTAATACGGGTAAAGAAATTAACAGTATTGCTGCGCATGAAAATTATATCGACGCAATTACGTTGAGTCCTGAAGGGTCTGTGCTTATCTCGCTTGCGTGGGATAATTCGTTAAAAGTGTGGGACTGGCGACAAGGCGAACTGCTAGGCAATTTGGTGATGGAAGAAAAATTAAACTGTTGTGCAATCACCCCTGACGGAAAACGGATTGTCTTGGGTGATAACAATGGATTACTCTATTTTTTAGAGTTGGTAAATTAA
- a CDS encoding EAL domain-containing protein, giving the protein MKHKKIRWSHFSVMLIFGLSIFIASIYAGFSYLLETSRATATDQAYDYFALLQANQEFERLQHRLEIASVDPSTATAEGEDLPLLEQLGIAWVKLNRLIEGKNATRLRQDEALLAFKEKADRFLEQLELTLDKDLNSPLYQPIPDYVALQKLARPLVEEFKPLVDQKSRLLKLQEQLAAGQASLKYYFGGILLSGILVLLMYGYALKRTISMAKEMAYQASHDLLTRLFNRSEIEQRVEELLTAARLNDEHHSLCYMDLDNFKIINDTCGHEAGDELLKQLSPVLQSNIRPQDMLARLGGDEFAVILYDCEMPIAEQIAERLRETVQDFKFSWAGQTFDVTISIGAVSINKNSDITSAILSDADAACFLAKERGRNRIYLGQSHTLESHKTQMAWVSRISQAFKENRFRLYHQPIVPIQANHVEKTHYEVLVRMLDEEGKIIPPGIFLPAAERYNQMVRLDRWIIRTLFEHLTSHPEELDALEICSVNLSGLSIGDRNFTGFIVEQFESFGMPTHKVCFEITETAAITNIKEASKFIRYFKEMGCRFSLDDFGSGMSSFAYLKGMPVDYLKIDGGFVKDMISDHIDRAMVDSIHRVGHVLGLKTIAEYVENDQILALLRDIGVDYAQGYGIGKPQPLTHRNT; this is encoded by the coding sequence ATGAAACATAAAAAGATTCGCTGGTCACATTTTTCAGTCATGCTGATTTTTGGACTCAGTATTTTTATTGCGAGCATTTATGCGGGATTTAGTTATTTATTAGAAACGAGCAGAGCAACAGCAACTGACCAAGCATACGATTACTTTGCTTTATTACAAGCTAATCAAGAATTTGAACGCTTGCAACATCGTTTAGAAATTGCAAGCGTTGACCCTAGCACCGCAACCGCCGAAGGTGAGGACTTACCCTTATTAGAACAATTAGGCATTGCATGGGTAAAACTTAATCGTTTAATAGAAGGGAAAAATGCAACGCGATTGCGTCAAGATGAGGCCTTATTAGCCTTTAAAGAAAAAGCCGACCGTTTTTTAGAACAATTAGAACTAACCTTAGATAAAGACCTGAATTCCCCACTGTATCAACCGATTCCTGATTATGTTGCATTACAAAAATTAGCCCGACCTTTGGTTGAAGAATTTAAACCATTGGTTGACCAGAAATCGCGTTTATTAAAGTTGCAAGAACAACTTGCTGCGGGACAGGCTTCATTAAAATATTATTTTGGCGGGATTTTACTCAGTGGGATTTTGGTCTTATTGATGTATGGCTATGCCCTAAAACGCACCATATCTATGGCGAAAGAAATGGCTTATCAAGCCAGCCATGATTTACTCACCCGATTATTCAACCGTTCAGAAATAGAACAACGTGTTGAAGAATTATTAACTGCCGCCCGCTTAAATGACGAACACCATTCCTTATGTTACATGGACTTAGATAATTTTAAGATTATCAATGATACTTGTGGACATGAAGCAGGCGACGAATTACTCAAACAATTAAGCCCTGTTTTGCAATCTAATATTCGCCCACAAGATATGTTAGCCCGTTTAGGCGGGGATGAATTTGCAGTTATTTTATATGATTGTGAAATGCCTATTGCCGAACAAATTGCTGAACGGTTACGTGAAACCGTACAAGATTTTAAATTTAGCTGGGCAGGACAAACTTTTGATGTCACTATCAGTATTGGTGCTGTTTCTATTAATAAAAATAGTGATATTACTTCTGCAATCCTGAGTGATGCAGATGCTGCCTGCTTTTTAGCAAAAGAACGTGGACGCAATCGGATTTATTTAGGACAAAGCCATACATTAGAAAGCCATAAAACGCAGATGGCGTGGGTTTCTCGAATTTCACAAGCCTTTAAGGAAAATCGTTTCCGCTTGTATCATCAACCCATTGTGCCTATTCAAGCCAATCACGTTGAAAAAACACATTATGAAGTTTTAGTCAGAATGTTGGACGAAGAGGGCAAAATTATTCCACCGGGTATTTTTCTGCCTGCCGCTGAACGTTACAACCAGATGGTTAGGCTAGACCGCTGGATTATTAGAACTTTATTTGAACATTTGACCAGCCATCCTGAAGAATTAGATGCCTTAGAAATTTGTTCGGTTAATTTATCGGGTTTATCCATTGGCGATAGGAATTTTACAGGCTTTATTGTTGAACAATTTGAAAGTTTTGGAATGCCTACACACAAAGTCTGTTTTGAAATTACAGAAACGGCAGCGATTACCAATATTAAAGAAGCCTCAAAATTTATTCGTTATTTCAAGGAAATGGGTTGTCGTTTTTCATTAGACGATTTCGGCAGTGGCATGTCCTCTTTTGCCTATTTGAAAGGAATGCCTGTTGATTACTTAAAAATTGATGGGGGATTTGTGAAAGATATGATTAGCGATCACATTGACCGTGCTATGGTTGATTCAATCCATCGTGTTGGACATGTTTTAGGCTTAAAAACGATTGCGGAATATGTGGAGAACGACCAAATTTTGGCATTGTTGCGTGATATAGGCGTAGATTATGCGCAAGGTTACGGGATAGGCAAACCGCAACCCTTAACGCATCGTAATACCTGA
- a CDS encoding pilin encodes MKKLYFLVLCLWLPFSHATTISEPATLRETLPIDTIAYIRIPHLWGFLSAPKGSVLNDALKNDTHVQQILALQAGLYQNIIRSFSDDTAIEALLTRIHSPIEIVFLLPTGASPEQAKVLLTTKLSMASTEEVNAVFKGLADKMPDLKIITPLSDSGYGVMVANPFSIASYFDKNSQQLTLFAGTGVAVNTDALKKQLAQLQPSANHPMYALENRIDTSGQGFFYWTDTKKLMPLLQSMLPPEELTIYEEWGLLAMRSFAIGWGVSNGKGRFGIFADMPKAGYREYFPDVHNEFPIELAGKATLAATINVPALEIWQGLEKYWQAQKNEDGLAELTEAKKSFQENSGLDLEMVLGSFGPEVVFFVDDVGEFAAIRIRNPENWQKVLSHLVEKYQLSYETREINGKTYHHLSMPNMLNWATGAFSPNTDKSVEGLALSLVSYINTHYYWVEENNFLILAEVPQALQDRKQHDTQTTLQAWLAGEHRLTTDNSVLSLSGSIKNTPRYVYYTYLQLLNLIGDVAKTPVDLFALPSALNLNLPHEGTYAIQVDISDSLVGMELTFENNPFEFVLAMNSSSVAIVGVLAAIAIPAYQEYVHRAEEALGEVVPEEIPHEETQHEETPPTANLSSPIMEAMDLSSRVRVAAEDGYFSLGKLPTTAEIGIVTEGQYVKNIELLENGSGYGVYFKEDSGITGAIFLLYDVEKSLWTCHAEGIEPSELPESCQLETDAQ; translated from the coding sequence ATGAAAAAATTATATTTTCTTGTCTTGTGCCTCTGGCTACCGTTTAGCCATGCGACAACTATTTCTGAACCTGCAACACTGCGTGAAACATTACCCATTGATACCATTGCTTATATTCGCATTCCGCATCTGTGGGGGTTTCTCTCTGCCCCTAAAGGCAGTGTATTAAACGACGCACTGAAAAATGATACCCATGTTCAACAAATACTTGCCCTACAAGCGGGCTTGTATCAAAACATTATCCGCTCTTTTAGTGACGATACCGCTATAGAAGCCCTGCTCACGCGGATACATTCCCCCATAGAAATTGTCTTTCTCCTACCAACAGGCGCATCCCCAGAGCAAGCTAAAGTCTTACTGACAACCAAATTAAGTATGGCTTCTACAGAAGAAGTGAATGCCGTTTTTAAAGGCTTGGCAGATAAAATGCCCGACTTAAAAATCATCACCCCTTTATCCGACAGCGGTTATGGTGTCATGGTTGCGAATCCATTTTCTATTGCATCCTATTTTGACAAGAATAGTCAACAGCTTACCCTATTTGCAGGCACAGGGGTTGCTGTCAATACAGACGCATTAAAAAAACAACTGGCTCAATTACAACCCAGTGCTAATCATCCGATGTATGCCTTAGAAAATCGCATAGATACCAGTGGTCAAGGTTTTTTCTACTGGACGGATACCAAAAAACTCATGCCCTTATTACAATCCATGCTACCCCCTGAAGAATTAACCATTTATGAAGAATGGGGCTTATTGGCTATGCGTTCATTTGCAATAGGTTGGGGAGTCAGTAATGGAAAAGGACGATTTGGTATTTTTGCTGATATGCCAAAAGCAGGTTATCGGGAATATTTCCCCGATGTTCATAATGAATTTCCGATTGAATTAGCGGGTAAAGCAACGCTCGCGGCAACCATCAACGTGCCTGCATTAGAAATTTGGCAGGGGTTAGAAAAATACTGGCAGGCACAAAAAAATGAAGACGGATTAGCCGAATTGACTGAGGCTAAAAAATCTTTTCAAGAAAATTCTGGGCTTGATTTAGAGATGGTATTGGGTTCATTCGGTCCTGAAGTCGTTTTTTTTGTAGATGACGTTGGAGAATTTGCAGCTATTCGGATTCGCAACCCCGAAAACTGGCAAAAAGTACTCAGCCATTTAGTCGAAAAATACCAACTCAGTTATGAAACCCGTGAAATCAATGGCAAAACATATCATCATTTAAGTATGCCAAATATGCTGAACTGGGCGACGGGTGCTTTTTCTCCCAATACAGATAAATCTGTAGAAGGGCTGGCACTTTCTTTAGTCAGTTACATCAACACCCATTATTATTGGGTAGAAGAAAATAACTTTTTGATTCTGGCAGAAGTACCGCAAGCATTACAAGATCGCAAACAGCATGACACACAGACAACATTGCAAGCATGGTTAGCTGGAGAACATCGCTTAACGACAGATAATAGCGTTTTATCGTTGTCAGGCAGTATTAAAAACACACCGCGCTATGTTTATTATACTTATTTGCAACTGCTTAATTTAATAGGTGATGTAGCAAAAACCCCTGTAGATTTATTTGCTTTGCCAAGTGCCTTAAATTTAAACTTACCGCATGAAGGTACGTATGCAATTCAAGTTGATATAAGTGATTCACTGGTAGGCATGGAACTCACCTTTGAAAATAATCCTTTTGAGTTTGTGCTAGCAATGAACAGCAGCAGTGTTGCCATTGTAGGCGTTTTAGCGGCAATCGCTATTCCTGCTTATCAAGAATATGTTCACCGTGCAGAAGAAGCATTAGGTGAAGTCGTGCCTGAAGAAATACCGCATGAAGAAACACAACATGAAGAAACACCACCCACCGCTAATCTTTCTAGCCCAATCATGGAAGCGATGGATTTATCTAGCAGAGTCAGAGTTGCCGCAGAAGATGGCTATTTCAGCTTAGGCAAATTGCCAACGACGGCAGAAATCGGCATTGTCACTGAAGGGCAATATGTAAAAAATATTGAGTTGTTAGAAAACGGCAGCGGTTATGGCGTGTATTTTAAAGAAGATTCGGGTATTACAGGCGCGATATTTTTACTCTATGATGTCGAAAAATCTTTATGGACATGTCACGCAGAGGGTATAGAACCCAGCGAATTGCCTGAATCCTGCCAGCTAGAAACAGACGCGCAATAA
- a CDS encoding pyridoxal phosphate-dependent aminotransferase, with translation MQLSDRVQAIKPSPTLAVTKRANEMKAAGHDIVGLGAGEPDFDTPQHIKDAAIVALNKGLTKYTAVDGTPSLKKAIVDKFARENGLTYTAKQVLVSCGGKQSFYNLAQAMLNDGDEVIIPAPYWVSYPDMVILAGGKPVIVSAGIEQHFKITPAQLEAAITPKTQLFVINSPSNPTGSHYTPDELSALAEVLRKHPHVFIATDDMYEHILWEHLPFKNILNVAPDLYERTIVLNGVSKAYSMTGWRIGYAAGPVKLIEAMTNIQSQSTSNPTSISQYAAEAGINGDTTFIQEMVKVFKERHDFVLAELLKIEGVQCEASQGTFYIFPSFQGVIARKGMKNDLELSEFLIEKAGVALVPGSAFGAEGYVRLSFATSMDNLKKALERMQAALK, from the coding sequence ATGCAATTATCTGACCGAGTACAAGCAATCAAACCCTCACCCACGTTAGCCGTTACCAAACGCGCTAATGAAATGAAAGCCGCAGGACACGATATTGTCGGCTTAGGCGCAGGTGAACCTGATTTTGATACCCCTCAACATATTAAAGATGCTGCTATCGTCGCATTAAATAAGGGATTGACTAAATACACGGCGGTTGATGGTACACCTTCTTTAAAGAAAGCCATTGTTGATAAATTCGCGCGTGAAAATGGTTTAACTTATACCGCAAAGCAGGTTTTAGTCTCTTGTGGTGGTAAGCAGAGTTTTTATAACCTTGCACAAGCGATGTTAAATGATGGCGATGAAGTCATTATTCCCGCACCTTATTGGGTTTCTTATCCTGACATGGTGATTTTAGCGGGTGGAAAGCCTGTGATTGTGAGCGCGGGTATTGAGCAACATTTTAAAATTACCCCTGCACAGTTAGAAGCCGCGATTACGCCGAAAACCCAGTTATTTGTGATTAATAGTCCGTCTAATCCCACAGGTTCACATTACACGCCTGATGAATTAAGCGCGTTAGCGGAAGTGTTACGCAAACATCCGCACGTATTCATTGCTACTGATGATATGTATGAACATATTTTGTGGGAACATTTGCCCTTTAAGAATATTCTCAATGTCGCCCCTGATTTGTATGAGCGTACCATTGTTTTAAATGGGGTTTCTAAAGCCTATTCTATGACGGGTTGGCGAATTGGGTATGCAGCGGGTCCTGTGAAGTTGATTGAAGCGATGACGAATATTCAATCGCAATCAACCTCTAATCCGACCTCTATTTCTCAATATGCGGCTGAAGCGGGCATTAATGGCGATACAACGTTTATTCAGGAAATGGTTAAAGTCTTTAAAGAACGTCATGATTTCGTGTTAGCGGAATTATTGAAAATTGAAGGGGTTCAATGTGAAGCCTCTCAAGGCACTTTCTACATTTTCCCCAGTTTTCAAGGTGTCATTGCGCGTAAAGGCATGAAGAATGATTTAGAACTCAGTGAGTTTTTAATCGAAAAAGCAGGCGTTGCGTTAGTTCCCGGTTCTGCTTTTGGAGCGGAGGGTTATGTGCGTTTATCTTTCGCAACGAGTATGGATAATCTGAAAAAAGCGTTGGAAAGAATGCAAGCTGCGTTAAAATAA
- the gap gene encoding type I glyceraldehyde-3-phosphate dehydrogenase encodes MTIKVAINGYGRIGRNVLRALYEAGRTNEIKIVAVNDLGDAETNAHLTRYDTAHGRFNGTVAVEGEYMVINGDKIRVFAERDPSKLPWAELGVDVVYECTGLFTSKAKASAHLAGGAKKVIISAPGEKDVDATVVYGVNHSILKASDTVISNASCTTNCLAPLVKPLHDKIGVLHGLMTTIHAYTNDQVLTDVFHKDLRRARSATMSMIPTKTGAAAAVGLVLPELNGKLDGFSIRVPTINVSVVDLTFVAKRATTKEEITQILTEAAQNELKGVLAINHAPLVSVDFNHNPVSSTYDATQTKVIDGTLVKVLSWYDNEWGFSNRMLDTTLVLMSAK; translated from the coding sequence ATGACAATTAAAGTTGCAATCAATGGCTATGGTCGTATTGGACGTAACGTGTTACGGGCATTGTACGAAGCTGGACGGACGAACGAGATTAAAATCGTTGCCGTTAACGACTTAGGCGATGCTGAAACTAATGCGCACTTAACCCGCTACGATACCGCACACGGTCGTTTTAATGGCACTGTCGCAGTTGAAGGCGAGTACATGGTCATTAACGGCGACAAAATCCGCGTGTTTGCCGAGCGCGACCCCAGCAAATTGCCTTGGGCAGAATTAGGCGTTGATGTGGTTTATGAATGCACCGGCTTATTTACCAGCAAAGCCAAAGCCAGTGCGCATTTAGCGGGTGGTGCGAAAAAAGTCATTATTTCTGCTCCCGGTGAAAAAGATGTTGATGCAACCGTCGTTTATGGGGTTAATCATTCTATTCTCAAAGCCAGTGACACCGTCATTTCTAACGCTTCTTGCACAACCAACTGTCTCGCGCCCTTAGTCAAACCTTTACATGATAAAATCGGCGTGTTACATGGCTTAATGACCACTATTCATGCTTACACGAATGACCAAGTGTTGACGGATGTATTCCATAAAGATTTACGTCGCGCCCGTTCTGCCACCATGTCCATGATTCCAACGAAAACGGGTGCTGCTGCTGCTGTTGGGTTAGTCTTACCTGAATTAAATGGTAAGTTAGATGGCTTCTCCATTCGTGTTCCCACGATTAACGTTTCGGTTGTCGATTTAACCTTTGTGGCTAAACGCGCCACGACTAAAGAAGAAATCACGCAGATTTTAACAGAAGCCGCTCAAAATGAGCTGAAGGGCGTTTTAGCGATTAATCACGCGCCCTTAGTTTCTGTGGATTTCAATCATAATCCTGTTTCTTCTACTTATGATGCAACACAAACTAAAGTTATTGACGGTACTTTAGTAAAAGTGTTGTCTTGGTATGATAATGAATGGGGCTTCTCTAACCGTATGTTAGACACAACCCTTGTGTTAATGAGTGCGAAGTAA
- a CDS encoding PIN domain-containing protein, producing MASFSVICDACVLYPAPLRDLLMRLALADLFKAHWTDKIHEEWINALLRQNKYKRDELEKVRDLMDKHIKDAKVDGYETLINGLSLPDENDRHVLAAAIKINADAIITFNTKDFPSDVLNQYAIEVIHPDDFIFYQLELNSALCFQAIKEQRQTLKNPPKTAEEFLRILQKQSLQQTVSKLAEYINFI from the coding sequence ATGGCAAGTTTCTCAGTCATTTGCGATGCTTGTGTTTTATACCCTGCACCGTTGCGGGATTTACTCATGCGATTAGCATTAGCCGATTTATTCAAAGCCCATTGGACAGATAAAATTCACGAAGAATGGATAAATGCGCTGCTACGACAAAATAAATATAAACGAGATGAATTAGAAAAAGTTCGCGATTTAATGGACAAACATATAAAAGATGCAAAAGTAGATGGTTATGAAACATTAATAAATGGCTTATCTTTACCTGATGAAAATGATAGGCACGTTTTAGCGGCTGCTATCAAAATAAATGCAGATGCAATTATTACATTTAATACAAAGGATTTTCCTTCAGATGTTTTAAATCAATATGCAATTGAGGTTATTCACCCTGATGATTTTATTTTTTATCAACTTGAATTAAACTCCGCTTTATGTTTTCAAGCCATTAAAGAACAACGACAAACCCTTAAAAATCCACCTAAAACGGCTGAAGAGTTTTTACGTATTTTACAAAAACAATCTTTACAACAAACGGTTTCAAAATTGGCAGAATATATAAATTTTATTTAA
- a CDS encoding helix-turn-helix domain-containing protein, which translates to MMSAINLVKLPTYQESEQAKSSSRVLAKYIANGRLQLSIKADDSQEELILPNYAIDLLLNVLTEMAKGNAITLMPIHAELTTQEAAELLNVSRPHLVSLLEKGEIPFHKIGSHRRVLAKDIIEYKKNLRTNRLQALNELTTLSQTLGMGYE; encoded by the coding sequence ATGATGAGTGCAATTAATTTGGTAAAGCTACCGACCTATCAAGAAAGTGAACAAGCGAAAAGTAGTAGCCGTGTGTTGGCAAAATATATTGCTAATGGTCGATTACAACTCAGCATTAAAGCTGATGATTCACAAGAAGAATTAATTTTACCCAATTACGCAATCGACTTACTGCTTAATGTGTTGACTGAAATGGCGAAAGGTAATGCAATCACCCTAATGCCTATTCATGCTGAATTGACGACTCAAGAAGCCGCTGAATTATTAAACGTCAGTCGTCCCCATTTAGTCAGCCTATTAGAAAAAGGAGAAATCCCTTTTCATAAAATTGGTTCACATCGTCGTGTTCTAGCAAAGGATATCATTGAATACAAAAAAAATTTAAGAACCAATCGCTTACAAGCACTTAATGAATTAACTACCCTCTCCCAAACACTCGGCATGGGATATGAGTGA